The following is a genomic window from Moorella sp. Hama-1.
AGGCGCGGCAGCGGCGGCCCTCCAGGCCGGGCCAGGAAACCTGGTAGCCAGTACGGCGGATGACCAGTTCACCGCATACCGGGCAATAGGTGTTATTGGCCTCCGGATCGGCCACATTACCCAGATATACATAATGTAAGTGCTCCCGGGCCATCTCCCGAACGCGGCGCATGGTGGCCAGGGGGGTCGGCGGCGCCTGCAGCCGGTACTGGGGGAAATAGCGGGAAAAGTGCAGGGGCGTATCCACTCCCAGGTTGCCGGCCACCCAGCGCACCAGTTCCCCCAGTTCGTCCAGGTTGTCATTGAGGCCGGTGACCAGGAGGGTCGTTATCTCCACATGACTGCCGGCCGCCACCGCTGCTGCCGCCGTCTGGAGGACGGGGCGGTAGTCGCCGTGAACTACTTTACGGTAAAACTCCAGGCTGAAGCCCTTGACATCAATATTCCAGGCATCAATCCAGGGCAGGAGTTCTTGTAGCGGCTCCTCCTGGATAAAACCGTTAGTTACCATAACGTTCTTCAGACCGGCTTCCCGGGCCTGCCGGGCCGAATAGGTATAAGCGATGCCCAGACTTCCAACTTCCCGGGCCTTGTGCACCAGGTCCGCCGGGGTAATAACCGCCGTTTCCGGTTCATCCTGGGCGATCTCCCAGTTCTGGCAGAACTGGCAGCTGAAGTTGCAGCCAACGGTCCCGGCCGAAAGGATCCGGCTGCCGGGATAAAAGTGGTAAAGGGGCTTTTTTTCAATAGGGTCCAGGGCCAGGGAGGAGCAGCGGCCGTAGTTACGGGTAATGAGGCGCCCCGCGCGGTTTTCCCGCACCCGGCAGACACCCCGTTTGCCGGGGGCGATGACGCAGGTATGGGGGCAGAGGCGACATTCCACCTTCTCCCCGGGTAACTTTACATAATATTGGGCTTCATGCAGGGCTTGGACCATAGGTGACACCTTCTTTACCGGACAGACGTGCCACTAAATAAGAAATGAAAATGGTAGACGTCCATGCCGGGATGACACCCGGCATTATTTTTTAACCACTATAGTTAAACCTTACTTAACTAGTCAACACCCACCAGCCCCCTACCTTCTCCGTCTCTCCTCCGTTTTATGGACACTTGGCTTATAAAGCGAGATTTAATGATAGCGCGTCACCTTGAACCGCTCCAGCTGGTAGGGTTCATCGGGGCCGATACCGCCCTTCTGGCGGGCAATGGCCACCTGTTCTTCGACGGTATCCACCCCTTCCAGGTCGGGCAGGAGCAAGCCCCGTCGCCGGCCACGGCTGACGATGACGCCGTAAACCCTGGGGTCCAAGTCGGCCAGGGTGGCCGGTTCCGGTGCACCCAGGACATCTACTGAATACTGGAGTTCGGGCAGTTCGTCCACTGTGACCGGGGGAAAGCGGGGGTCCTCCAGGCCGGCGGCCAGGGCGTTATAAATTATCTCCTGGGCCAGGTTTTCCCTGGTAGGGCCGATGGTACCGATGCAGCCCCTTAAGCTTCCGTGCTTCTTCAAAGAGACGAAGGCTCCGGCCCGGCCGGCCAGTTCCAGGGGTAGGTGGTCAGGTACGGGTAGCACCCGGCCGGTTCGCAGGTAGTGCTCCAGGCTCTGACGGGCCAGGCGCACCGGCAGGGATTCCCCGGCGTTCCTGGCTTCCCCGGG
Proteins encoded in this region:
- the amrS gene encoding AmmeMemoRadiSam system radical SAM enzyme, whose protein sequence is MVQALHEAQYYVKLPGEKVECRLCPHTCVIAPGKRGVCRVRENRAGRLITRNYGRCSSLALDPIEKKPLYHFYPGSRILSAGTVGCNFSCQFCQNWEIAQDEPETAVITPADLVHKAREVGSLGIAYTYSARQAREAGLKNVMVTNGFIQEEPLQELLPWIDAWNIDVKGFSLEFYRKVVHGDYRPVLQTAAAAVAAGSHVEITTLLVTGLNDNLDELGELVRWVAGNLGVDTPLHFSRYFPQYRLQAPPTPLATMRRVREMAREHLHYVYLGNVADPEANNTYCPVCGELVIRRTGYQVSWPGLEGRRCRACGSELAIIR